In the Flavobacteriales bacterium genome, AATGTATTCAGCCCCAAAGTCGATATACCTTTTAACGAAAGAAAATCCTTTGCAAATTCGGATTGGAGTGCTGAGAAATAAATATTGTTCTCTTTTGAGTTGGCCATAACAAATATCACTAACCTACTACACATAGAACAAACACCATCATAAAAAACGATATGCTTAATCTGTTCCAAATTACTGTTGCACTTTTCTTTGCAAGAAACGCAAATAAAAACAAAGAGAGTTGCACATTACAATTTGAACGCAAGTTATTATTCACTTAAGTTTACTGTAACTAATAAACCATATCATGATTAAGCACCTTCTATTTA is a window encoding:
- a CDS encoding DUF393 domain-containing protein, which encodes MEQIKHIVFYDGVCSMCSRLVIFVMANSKENNIYFSALQSEFAKDFLSLKGISTLGLNT